A portion of the Acidobacteriota bacterium genome contains these proteins:
- the mraY gene encoding phospho-N-acetylmuramoyl-pentapeptide-transferase codes for MLYHLLYPLTQYLSGLNLFRYITFRTTGATVTAIFICLVLGPFFIRLLRKYQVAEKIRPDGPASHKKKEGTPTMGGLIILAGIVIPTLLWADLTNYYVLMVLLVTVWLGAIGFMDDYLKAIRRQSRGLVARKKMIGQVLLGAVFGLLLTYVAPGGLYDGTTGIPFFKNYVLNLGVVYVPFIIIVITGASNAVNLTDGLDGLAIGLCALCFVAFGGMVYVSGRLDYSSYLQIEYFPGTGELAVFCGAAVGSALGFLWFNSHPAEVFMGDTGSLALGGALGAIAILIKKELLLVIVGGVFVMTALSVIIQVLSYRYRGGKRVFKMAPLHHHFELLGWAEPKVVVRFWIIGALCVLLTLATLKVR; via the coding sequence ATGCTGTATCATCTGCTGTATCCCCTTACCCAGTACCTCTCGGGGTTGAACCTGTTCAGGTACATCACGTTCCGGACGACCGGCGCCACCGTCACAGCCATCTTCATTTGTCTCGTTCTGGGGCCGTTCTTCATCCGCCTGCTGCGAAAGTACCAGGTGGCGGAGAAAATTCGCCCGGACGGGCCGGCCAGCCACAAAAAGAAGGAAGGCACACCGACTATGGGCGGCCTGATCATTCTGGCCGGGATAGTCATCCCCACGCTGCTTTGGGCCGACCTGACGAATTACTATGTCCTGATGGTTCTTCTGGTGACCGTCTGGCTGGGCGCCATCGGCTTTATGGACGATTATCTCAAGGCCATCCGACGCCAGTCCAGGGGGCTGGTGGCGAGGAAGAAGATGATCGGCCAGGTGCTCCTGGGGGCCGTCTTCGGCCTCCTTCTGACCTACGTTGCTCCCGGCGGCCTGTACGACGGCACGACCGGTATTCCGTTTTTCAAGAACTACGTGCTGAACCTCGGCGTCGTGTACGTGCCGTTCATCATTATCGTCATCACCGGGGCCTCGAATGCCGTGAATCTCACGGACGGTCTTGACGGTCTCGCTATCGGTCTGTGCGCGCTCTGCTTTGTCGCCTTCGGCGGCATGGTCTACGTAAGCGGCCGTTTGGATTACTCGAGCTACCTGCAGATCGAGTACTTCCCGGGCACCGGCGAGCTCGCGGTTTTCTGCGGCGCGGCGGTCGGTTCCGCCCTCGGGTTTCTCTGGTTCAATTCACATCCGGCGGAGGTCTTCATGGGGGACACGGGATCTCTTGCCCTCGGCGGGGCGCTCGGCGCCATCGCCATCCTTATCAAGAAAGAACTGCTGCTGGTCATCGTCGGGGGCGTGTTCGTCATGACCGCCCTGTCGGTGATCATTCAGGTATTGTCATACAGGTATCGAGGCGGGAAACGCGTTTTCAAGATGGCTCCGCTTCACCACCACTTCGAGTTGCTCGGGTGGGCGGAGCCTAAGGTAGTTGTGCGATTCTGGATCATTGGAGCGCTGTGCGTTCTTCTGACTCTGGCGACGCTGAAGGTAAGATGA
- the murD gene encoding UDP-N-acetylmuramoyl-L-alanine--D-glutamate ligase, whose product MTAEERINGRKIGVVGMARSGMAVARLALKHGASVFVSDAAPPAGLTGQTDELSRAGIEFETGGHTERLLSRDYLVLSPGVPLTVEILRAAAERGIPFFSELEFASWLYRGSIIGVTGSNGKTTTASLLGEILAADGRDVRVCGNIGLPFAEVVEALTESSVAVVEVSTFQLETIADFHPHVAVILNLTPDHLDRHGTFETYKRIKYRITENQTADDYFVLNRDDAESMADDPPSRASRLYFSTGRRDGVAAFVDNGTLYVQVSDAPAAVVRCDEIRIPGPHNLQNAAAAAVVATLCEVEAATIGDVLRSFPGVEHRLEAVGTVAGVAFVNDSKATNVDSVCYALKSLPGPVHLICGGRHKGAGYDPIIAAGQNRIKGLVLIGEARDMIFEALGRSFPARFADSLEEAVRKAFEDAVPGETVVLSPGCASFDMFDDFEHRGRVFKTAVQALKNNRNSNEKVSR is encoded by the coding sequence ATGACGGCGGAAGAGAGAATAAACGGTCGCAAGATCGGTGTTGTCGGGATGGCTCGTTCCGGCATGGCCGTGGCACGACTGGCGCTCAAGCACGGCGCCTCTGTCTTCGTGTCAGATGCCGCGCCGCCGGCCGGGCTGACCGGTCAGACCGATGAACTGTCGCGGGCGGGAATCGAATTCGAGACCGGCGGGCACACCGAGCGGCTGCTCAGCCGCGATTACCTCGTGTTGTCGCCCGGCGTGCCGCTGACCGTGGAAATTCTGCGGGCCGCCGCCGAGAGGGGTATCCCGTTTTTCTCGGAACTGGAATTTGCCTCCTGGCTTTACCGGGGAAGCATCATCGGCGTCACCGGCTCCAACGGCAAAACGACCACCGCCTCTTTACTCGGCGAAATCCTCGCCGCCGACGGGCGAGACGTGCGCGTATGCGGCAATATCGGCCTGCCCTTTGCCGAGGTGGTGGAAGCACTGACCGAATCGTCAGTGGCCGTGGTGGAGGTCTCGACGTTCCAGCTTGAGACCATCGCCGACTTCCACCCGCACGTCGCCGTCATCCTTAACCTGACTCCGGATCATCTCGACCGGCACGGTACTTTCGAAACCTACAAACGGATCAAGTACCGCATAACTGAGAACCAGACCGCGGACGACTATTTCGTCCTTAACCGGGACGATGCCGAATCCATGGCCGATGACCCGCCGTCGCGCGCGTCCCGCCTGTATTTCAGCACCGGCCGGCGTGACGGTGTGGCCGCCTTCGTTGATAACGGCACTTTGTACGTGCAGGTATCGGATGCTCCGGCCGCTGTCGTTCGGTGCGACGAGATTCGCATTCCCGGTCCGCACAACCTGCAGAACGCCGCCGCTGCGGCCGTCGTGGCGACGCTGTGCGAGGTCGAGGCCGCCACCATCGGGGACGTACTGCGGTCGTTCCCCGGTGTGGAACACCGCCTGGAGGCGGTCGGAACGGTGGCCGGCGTGGCGTTCGTCAACGATTCCAAGGCCACCAACGTCGACTCGGTCTGTTATGCCCTGAAGTCCCTGCCGGGACCCGTCCATCTGATATGCGGCGGGCGGCACAAGGGCGCCGGTTATGATCCGATCATTGCGGCCGGGCAAAACAGAATCAAGGGGTTGGTTCTCATCGGCGAGGCGCGTGACATGATATTTGAGGCCCTGGGCAGATCGTTCCCCGCCCGGTTCGCCGATTCCCTCGAGGAAGCCGTCCGGAAAGCGTTTGAAGATGCCGTGCCGGGCGAGACAGTGGTCCTGTCGCCGGGCTGTGCCAGTTTTGACATGTTCGACGATTTCGAACACCGCGGCCGTGTCTTTAAGACCGCCGTGCAGGCGTTGAAAAACAATCGAAACAGCAATGAAAAAGTCTCGCGCTGA
- the ftsW gene encoding putative lipid II flippase FtsW, whose product MKKSRAENRYDEGLLLGYLVTLVAGLIMVYSTSSIIAESRFGSHLYFLKHQMIWTVLSLLTVFVIYRLDLKRLAVYSVPALMLTFVLLMLVFVMPARNGSHRWLTMGPLTLQPSELFKFLVVAYLAFSLSNPKRNLGDPKQLAFPYVPIIGLGLALILAEPDLGTCVVLCLTALGMFFLAGARLRHLYAALVPPALIASFFVFVLGYKKARILDYVASVIDPIQGGYHVRQAALTLGCGGLLGTGLGEGRQKLFYLPYPHTDFVFAATGEEIGLLGLLLVMGLLSFLLWRGWKIAAAQPDRFGFLLGAGMTWSLFVNIAINIAVVTSLLPVTGLALPFFSYGGSSLLMSSAAVGVLLNLSRRVAR is encoded by the coding sequence ATGAAAAAGTCTCGCGCTGAAAACCGCTACGACGAGGGGTTGCTCCTCGGCTACCTGGTCACACTGGTCGCCGGGCTGATCATGGTCTACTCGACTTCATCGATCATCGCTGAGAGCCGTTTCGGTTCGCACCTGTATTTTCTCAAGCATCAGATGATCTGGACCGTGCTGTCACTTTTGACGGTGTTCGTTATCTACCGGCTGGACCTGAAACGGCTGGCCGTGTACTCGGTGCCCGCGCTTATGCTGACTTTCGTCCTGCTTATGCTTGTGTTTGTCATGCCCGCGCGAAACGGTTCTCACCGGTGGTTGACCATGGGGCCGCTGACCCTGCAGCCCTCGGAATTGTTCAAGTTTCTGGTTGTGGCTTACCTGGCTTTTTCGCTGTCCAATCCAAAACGGAATCTCGGCGACCCGAAGCAACTGGCATTTCCATACGTGCCGATAATCGGCCTGGGCCTGGCCCTGATCCTGGCTGAACCCGATCTTGGCACCTGCGTGGTGCTGTGCCTGACGGCCCTGGGGATGTTCTTCCTGGCCGGGGCGCGTCTGAGGCATCTGTATGCGGCGCTCGTTCCCCCGGCGCTGATCGCGTCGTTCTTTGTGTTTGTCCTTGGATACAAGAAGGCCCGCATCCTCGATTACGTTGCGTCCGTTATCGATCCCATTCAGGGCGGCTACCACGTCAGGCAGGCGGCCCTGACGCTCGGCTGCGGCGGCCTGCTCGGCACCGGCCTTGGAGAAGGCCGTCAGAAGCTCTTCTACCTGCCGTATCCCCATACCGATTTCGTCTTCGCGGCCACTGGTGAGGAGATCGGCCTGCTCGGGCTGTTGCTCGTCATGGGTCTGCTCTCGTTCCTGTTGTGGCGGGGGTGGAAAATCGCCGCGGCGCAGCCGGACCGGTTCGGTTTCCTGCTCGGAGCCGGCATGACCTGGTCGCTCTTTGTCAACATCGCGATCAACATCGCCGTCGTGACTTCCCTGCTTCCCGTCACGGGGCTGGCCCTGCCGTTCTTCTCCTACGGCGGATCTTCACTTCTGATGTCGAGCGCGGCGGTGGGCGTCCTGCTGAATCTTTCGCGGAGGGTGGCGCGATGA
- the murG gene encoding undecaprenyldiphospho-muramoylpentapeptide beta-N-acetylglucosaminyltransferase — MTGAARSARLLFAGGGTGGHLFPAIAIADRVTELLGAGRSIDIRLVGTKRGLEYRIRESLGYPLDVISVRGLARSLTIKNLLVPFVLLGAMIKARSLLNRFRPHVVVGTGGYVSLPVLRMAAAAKIATVLQEQNSYPGISSRKIAPHAARVYLGFEGARRHLRTRGRVMVTGNPVRRSITSGNRQEAVGVFGLDPRKKTILVLGGSQGARDLNAAILKGLKAASLPEGYQLLWQTGKRGYKDVIAQAGEKVEPHSLFPFEERMDLVYAATDLAIARAGALTLAELQACHIPAILIPYPFAAGDHQIKNAREVADSGFAEIIEQAELDRCDLLERAVTVCRSGRADRMRESIIRATTDRKPAVDIIAEDLIDLLEQQQAWEGGVDS, encoded by the coding sequence ATGACCGGCGCGGCGAGATCGGCACGTCTTCTGTTCGCCGGCGGTGGTACGGGTGGACACCTGTTCCCGGCCATCGCCATCGCGGACCGTGTCACTGAGCTGCTCGGTGCCGGACGGAGCATAGACATTCGCCTGGTCGGGACGAAACGGGGCCTGGAGTACCGGATCAGGGAATCACTGGGGTATCCGTTGGACGTGATCAGCGTGCGAGGACTGGCACGTTCACTCACCATTAAGAACCTGCTGGTGCCGTTCGTGCTGCTGGGGGCGATGATCAAGGCACGCTCGTTGCTCAACCGTTTCCGGCCCCACGTCGTCGTCGGCACGGGCGGCTATGTATCGCTGCCGGTTCTCAGGATGGCGGCGGCCGCGAAAATCGCCACCGTCCTGCAGGAGCAGAATTCCTATCCCGGCATTTCCAGCCGCAAGATTGCGCCTCACGCGGCGCGCGTCTATCTCGGGTTCGAGGGCGCGCGGCGGCACCTGCGTACGCGGGGACGGGTGATGGTGACCGGTAATCCCGTGCGCCGTTCGATCACGAGCGGCAATCGACAAGAGGCTGTCGGAGTTTTCGGACTGGATCCGCGGAAGAAAACGATCCTGGTTCTGGGCGGCTCCCAGGGAGCACGTGACCTGAACGCGGCGATTTTGAAAGGCCTGAAGGCGGCTTCACTGCCCGAGGGTTACCAACTGTTGTGGCAGACGGGGAAGAGGGGTTACAAGGACGTGATCGCGCAAGCGGGTGAAAAGGTAGAACCTCACTCCCTCTTCCCTTTTGAAGAGCGCATGGACCTGGTTTACGCGGCGACCGATCTGGCCATTGCGCGCGCCGGAGCGCTCACGCTGGCCGAACTGCAGGCCTGCCATATCCCTGCCATTCTGATTCCTTACCCGTTTGCGGCCGGCGACCATCAGATCAAGAACGCCCGCGAGGTTGCCGACAGCGGCTTTGCCGAGATTATCGAGCAGGCGGAACTCGACCGCTGCGATCTGCTCGAACGGGCTGTCACCGTCTGTCGATCCGGTCGGGCGGACCGGATGCGGGAGAGTATCATCAGGGCGACTACCGATAGAAAACCGGCGGTGGACATTATCGCCGAGGATTTGATCGACTTGCTGGAACAGCAACAGGCATGGGAGGGCGGCGTTGACTCGTGA
- the murC gene encoding UDP-N-acetylmuramate--L-alanine ligase, whose translation MFGRFKKLHFVGIGGAGMSGIAEILQNLGYHVTGSDSTLSEVTEYLGSLGIRVFDEHRASNLEDIDVVVISSAIGENNPEVVEARRLGVPVIKRAEMLGELMRLKFSIGVAGTHGKTTTTSMVGMILRRANLNPTLIVGGIVSELGTGASLGEGDYLVAEADEYDRSILATFPTMAVVLNIEPDHLDCYDGIDDLKEAFLTYINRVPFYGSAIISADDGNIAELRPRITRPYATFGFSTEADYRALDIRAESGRTIFSVYRRGDLLGEIIVRVPGRHNVANALAAIAAATELEVPFETIADALRSFSGVERRFEVVGRVDDITVIDDYAHHPSEIRATLSTARENYTGRLVAVFQPHLYSRTRDFLEEFAEVLAAADKCILTDIYPAREEPIPGITSDRIRQAAQAAGGGDFTYVGVKENAVDEIERIARPGDVILIIGAGSITHIRGMVLERLGGKFK comes from the coding sequence ATGTTCGGACGATTCAAGAAATTGCATTTCGTCGGTATCGGCGGAGCCGGTATGTCCGGCATTGCGGAGATTCTCCAGAACCTGGGCTACCATGTCACCGGTTCCGACAGCACGCTCAGCGAAGTCACCGAGTATCTCGGCTCGCTCGGCATCCGGGTTTTCGACGAGCATCGAGCCTCCAACCTCGAGGATATCGACGTCGTGGTCATCTCGTCGGCCATAGGGGAGAACAACCCGGAAGTGGTCGAAGCGCGGCGCCTGGGAGTTCCCGTCATCAAACGTGCCGAGATGCTGGGCGAACTCATGCGGCTCAAGTTCTCGATCGGCGTGGCCGGAACCCACGGCAAGACCACCACGACGTCGATGGTCGGCATGATACTCCGTCGGGCCAACCTCAATCCCACGCTGATCGTGGGCGGCATCGTGTCTGAGCTTGGCACCGGCGCCTCGCTCGGCGAAGGGGACTACCTGGTCGCGGAAGCGGACGAGTACGACCGTTCGATCCTGGCCACCTTTCCGACCATGGCCGTGGTGCTCAATATCGAACCGGACCACCTGGACTGTTATGACGGTATCGATGATCTGAAAGAAGCGTTTCTCACGTATATCAACCGCGTTCCGTTTTACGGTTCCGCCATCATATCGGCCGATGACGGCAACATCGCGGAACTCCGGCCGCGGATCACCCGGCCCTATGCCACTTTCGGCTTCTCGACCGAGGCCGACTACCGGGCGCTCGATATCCGCGCCGAATCCGGGCGCACGATCTTTTCCGTTTATCGTCGCGGTGACCTTCTCGGCGAGATCATTGTTCGCGTGCCCGGCCGCCACAACGTGGCCAATGCGCTGGCGGCCATTGCCGCCGCCACCGAACTGGAGGTTCCGTTTGAAACCATCGCCGATGCCCTCCGATCCTTCAGCGGAGTGGAACGCCGCTTTGAAGTTGTCGGCCGGGTGGATGATATCACCGTCATTGATGACTACGCGCATCACCCCTCTGAAATCAGGGCGACCCTGAGCACGGCGCGCGAGAACTACACCGGCCGCCTGGTCGCCGTCTTCCAGCCGCATCTCTACTCACGCACGCGCGATTTCCTCGAAGAGTTTGCGGAAGTCCTGGCCGCGGCCGACAAGTGCATCCTGACGGATATCTACCCGGCCAGGGAGGAACCGATCCCCGGTATCACCTCGGATCGTATCAGGCAGGCGGCGCAGGCCGCGGGCGGCGGTGATTTCACGTACGTCGGGGTTAAAGAGAATGCCGTAGACGAGATCGAACGAATTGCCCGTCCGGGCGACGTCATCCTTATCATCGGCGCCGGTTCGATAACGCATATTCGCGGCATGGTGCTCGAACGGCTGGGAGGTAAGTTCAAATGA
- the ftsA gene encoding cell division protein FtsA: MAGNRMVAALDIGTSKVLALIGEMDDQGGMYIIGHGRAPSDGLRRGMVVDMDKTVKSIRKAIDDAELVSGTEIDRVTVGIAGEHVRSINSHGVVAVSRTDNEITAADVRKAIEASRAVAIPVDREIIHVIPQGYSVDDQSGIKDPVGMSGVRLEVETHIVTALVTSARNIFRALERCRLGVDHMVLESLALSHVLLAEDDTEAGCLVVDIGGDITNASVFYDGAIRHTGVIGLGGRNVTNDIAIGLRTPVGQAERLKLGHGAALASSVDPSEMIEVPGVAGRPAREISRHVLASIIEPRVEEIFSLVSKELRKLHRLDTFTAGMLLTGGGSLLPGTLELAEQIFDMPVRAAQLRGIEHTPEELDSAPFATAHGLLVYGFAYEPVGAKTGALGGLFRRIEQWITKKL; encoded by the coding sequence ATGGCCGGGAATCGGATGGTGGCAGCGCTCGATATCGGCACCAGCAAGGTGCTCGCACTGATCGGCGAGATGGATGACCAGGGTGGCATGTACATAATCGGTCACGGCCGGGCGCCGTCTGACGGGCTGCGACGCGGTATGGTCGTCGACATGGACAAAACGGTGAAATCAATCCGCAAGGCCATCGACGACGCCGAGCTTGTCTCGGGGACGGAAATCGATCGCGTCACCGTGGGCATAGCCGGAGAACACGTCAGGTCTATTAACAGCCATGGGGTCGTGGCCGTCAGCCGCACCGACAACGAAATCACCGCCGCCGACGTCCGGAAAGCTATCGAAGCCTCGCGCGCGGTGGCGATACCGGTGGACCGCGAGATAATCCACGTCATACCCCAGGGTTATTCGGTGGACGATCAGTCCGGCATCAAGGACCCCGTGGGCATGTCGGGGGTCCGGCTCGAGGTCGAGACGCACATCGTGACGGCGTTGGTGACCTCGGCCAGGAATATCTTTCGTGCCCTGGAGCGGTGCCGCCTGGGCGTGGACCACATGGTTCTCGAGTCTCTTGCGTTGTCCCACGTGCTGCTGGCCGAGGACGACACGGAAGCCGGGTGCCTAGTTGTCGATATCGGCGGGGACATCACCAATGCCTCGGTGTTTTACGACGGAGCCATACGCCACACCGGGGTTATCGGGCTGGGTGGCCGAAACGTCACAAACGACATTGCCATCGGCCTGCGCACGCCGGTGGGACAGGCGGAGCGGTTGAAACTCGGTCACGGCGCGGCCCTGGCTTCGTCCGTGGACCCGTCAGAGATGATCGAAGTGCCCGGGGTCGCCGGGCGCCCGGCCCGCGAAATCTCACGCCATGTCCTGGCGTCCATTATCGAACCACGCGTCGAGGAGATATTCTCGCTGGTCAGCAAGGAACTCCGGAAGCTTCACCGGCTCGACACCTTCACCGCCGGTATGCTTCTGACCGGCGGCGGTTCGCTGCTGCCGGGCACGCTGGAGCTGGCGGAACAGATTTTTGACATGCCCGTGCGGGCGGCTCAACTGCGGGGTATCGAGCATACCCCGGAGGAACTGGACAGCGCCCCGTTTGCTACCGCGCACGGGCTGCTGGTCTACGGGTTTGCCTACGAACCGGTCGGCGCCAAGACGGGGGCGCTGGGCGGGTTGTTCAGAAGGATTGAGCAATGGATAACAAAGAAATTGTAG
- the ftsZ gene encoding cell division protein FtsZ → MSSAKHQFDFASGYSNHAKIKVVGVGGGGGNAINRMIAAELQGVDFVAINTDAQVLDQNCAEKRVQIGGQITGGLGAGANPETGRRAMEESREEVSEIMGNPNLVFITAGMGGGTGTGAAPIVAEIAKEAGALTVAVVTKPFRFEGRKRKERAEQGLADLKAKVDTLITIPNERLLEIVDRKTTLSEAFSTADEVLHQATKGISDLITIPGLINCDFADVRTVMLEMGDALMGTGCGKGEEKAIDAARGAISSPLLENVSISGARGVLINVTGGEDMSLFDVNTATSLIYDEAGDDANVIFGAVIDPVMSDQMRVTVIATGFGHRAEAAKKQEQKVTCAPPARAMSLFPEDVARRVVRSPSPKEASPAVAQVQSGYLSAEDNEPGPGNGNGNGNQVRARVPIFSEDDRTIPAYIRRLDESE, encoded by the coding sequence ATGTCAAGCGCGAAGCATCAGTTTGATTTTGCTTCCGGCTACTCAAACCACGCAAAGATCAAGGTGGTGGGTGTCGGAGGCGGTGGCGGCAACGCCATCAACCGTATGATCGCGGCGGAATTGCAGGGTGTCGATTTCGTCGCCATCAATACGGATGCCCAGGTGCTCGACCAGAACTGCGCAGAAAAGCGGGTTCAGATCGGCGGGCAGATTACCGGCGGCCTCGGCGCCGGCGCCAACCCCGAGACCGGTCGCCGCGCCATGGAGGAAAGCCGTGAGGAGGTCAGCGAGATCATGGGCAATCCCAATCTCGTCTTCATCACTGCCGGCATGGGCGGTGGCACCGGCACCGGCGCCGCGCCGATCGTGGCCGAGATTGCCAAGGAGGCCGGAGCCCTGACGGTGGCAGTTGTGACCAAACCGTTCCGCTTCGAAGGGCGGAAACGCAAGGAACGCGCCGAGCAGGGACTGGCCGACCTGAAGGCGAAGGTGGACACGCTCATAACGATTCCCAACGAAAGACTGTTGGAAATCGTGGACAGGAAAACCACCCTCAGCGAGGCCTTTTCCACCGCCGACGAGGTGCTGCACCAGGCCACCAAGGGCATCTCCGATCTGATCACGATACCCGGGCTTATCAACTGCGATTTTGCCGACGTGCGGACCGTCATGCTCGAGATGGGCGACGCGCTCATGGGTACCGGCTGTGGCAAAGGGGAAGAAAAGGCGATCGATGCCGCGCGCGGAGCCATATCGTCACCCCTGCTGGAAAACGTGTCAATCAGCGGGGCGCGAGGGGTGCTGATCAACGTCACCGGCGGAGAGGATATGTCGCTGTTTGACGTCAACACGGCCACCTCGCTCATCTACGACGAAGCCGGTGACGACGCCAACGTCATCTTCGGCGCCGTTATTGACCCCGTCATGAGCGATCAGATGAGGGTTACGGTAATAGCCACCGGCTTTGGGCATCGCGCCGAAGCGGCAAAGAAGCAGGAGCAGAAGGTCACTTGCGCGCCGCCGGCCCGTGCCATGTCACTGTTCCCCGAGGACGTGGCGCGAAGGGTCGTGCGGTCGCCGAGTCCCAAGGAGGCATCCCCCGCAGTGGCCCAGGTACAATCCGGTTACCTCTCCGCTGAAGACAACGAGCCGGGTCCGGGTAACGGGAACGGTAACGGGAATCAAGTGCGGGCGCGCGTGCCGATCTTCTCCGAGGATGATCGAACCATTCCCGCCTACATCAGGCGACTCGATGAAAGTGAATAG
- a CDS encoding flagellin produces the protein MGITLHSNLTNGLSLLSLTSNLSVLYKSAERLASGLRINRASDDPAGLVISEQLRSQIASLNSEIDNISSVISKYQTVSSTVGELRSQLTDLRALAVAAANEGGNSEEAQQAYNTAAGAIVNTFNSTAQNAEFNGSRTLDGSEGSLAEVSELTDIDLSTPQAAASSIQQIDGASAELDSVQTELGATQKNELESRRASLQVTRENLVAAESQVRDADYGMEYARFVSSMIRTQVAMAMVAHTALNGAGVVRLMGL, from the coding sequence ATGGGTATCACGTTACATTCCAATCTTACCAACGGGCTGAGCCTGTTGAGCCTGACGAGCAACCTGTCGGTGTTGTACAAATCTGCGGAGAGACTGGCTTCCGGATTGCGCATCAACCGGGCTTCGGATGATCCGGCCGGGCTGGTGATATCCGAACAGTTGCGCTCCCAGATTGCATCGCTGAACAGCGAGATCGACAATATTTCGTCAGTCATCAGCAAGTATCAGACGGTCTCCTCGACCGTCGGCGAGCTTCGTTCGCAGCTTACCGACCTCCGCGCGCTGGCCGTCGCCGCGGCCAACGAGGGCGGCAACAGCGAAGAGGCCCAGCAGGCGTACAATACGGCTGCCGGGGCAATCGTGAACACCTTCAACTCGACCGCTCAAAACGCCGAGTTCAACGGTTCGCGAACGCTCGACGGGTCGGAGGGGTCACTGGCCGAGGTCTCCGAGTTGACGGATATCGACCTGTCGACACCACAGGCCGCGGCATCGTCGATTCAACAGATCGATGGCGCCAGCGCCGAGCTTGACTCCGTCCAGACGGAGTTGGGCGCCACCCAGAAGAATGAGCTGGAAAGCCGCCGGGCTTCTCTGCAGGTGACTCGTGAGAACCTGGTGGCGGCGGAATCACAGGTGCGGGACGCGGATTACGGTATGGAATACGCGAGATTCGTCAGCAGTATGATCCGCACCCAGGTGGCGATGGCGATGGTGGCTCATACCGCCCTTAACGGGGCCGGGGTGGTGCGCCTGATGGGCCTGTAG
- the rpmB gene encoding 50S ribosomal protein L28 produces the protein MAKVCEICGKRPMTGHSVSHAHNLTKRRWIPNLQRVRVVVDGTPKRVSVCMSCLKAGKVTKNVQRKKPKSASA, from the coding sequence ATGGCTAAAGTATGCGAAATCTGCGGCAAGAGGCCCATGACCGGACACAGCGTCTCTCACGCGCATAACCTTACCAAACGCCGCTGGATACCGAACCTTCAGCGGGTCCGGGTGGTGGTCGACGGTACGCCGAAGCGAGTATCCGTATGTATGTCATGCCTGAAAGCAGGCAAAGTCACCAAGAACGTCCAGCGCAAAAAGCCCAAATCAGCCTCGGCGTGA